One Aegilops tauschii subsp. strangulata cultivar AL8/78 chromosome 2, Aet v6.0, whole genome shotgun sequence genomic window, gtcatcgtcaggcgcggcccccctttccttctccctctcccctctttccccTTTTCCCCTCTGTTGGAAGGaaggggccgaatcctactaggagtggagtcctagtaggactccccccttggtgcgcctcctcctggccagccacctcctcccctctctcctttatatacgggggagggggcaccccaaaggcacatcaattgttctcttagccgtgtgcggtgccccctccacagtttactcctccggtcatagcgtcgtagtgcttaggcgaagccctgcgcggatcacatcaccaacaccatcatcatgccgtcgtgctgatggaacacTCACCCGACCCTgtgttggatcaagagttcgagggacgtcatcgagctgaacgtgtgctgaactcggaggtgccgtacgttcggtactttgatcggttggatcatgaagacgttcgactacatcaaccgcgttaacctaacgcttccgctttcggtctacgaggtacatggacacactctccccctctcgttactatgcatctcctagatagatcttgcgtgattgtaggaatttttttttaaattgcatgctacgttccccaacacttagtGCTTGGGTACATTATTAGTTTAATCAATTAGTTGTTCTATGAACGTAAGCCACGACGCGACTATTTTTTCGCTTCTGTTATAAGAATGAAATTGATGTTTTTGAATGTGAGCTATGAACCAAGTGTATTCTGAGTTAGAGATAATTGAGGAAGAATCTACGATCCAATGACAGATGCATCCTATTTTAATGGAATTTATATAGATTGGTATTTGATTATTCGGAGTTTGTGCACACGTTACAAAGACCTGCCAATATGATGTCTCTACTAGAGTTGTTCCAAGGTCCACCAGAAGAGAGACGTCACAGCTTCACCGTTGCAAAAAGCACGGCAAGTAGTGGCAAGGCCGATACATGAGGCGGGTTGCTTGAGGGTTGAGGCGCTTGTTCTTTGCGTGGGGGCTTGGTGGTGATGCCTGACCAGAGAACATAGACGGAGTAAGAGCATTTAGAGCCGCCGACACCTAACCCAGGCCCTCAAACTCCCATGGACACGCCACGGCGCGTCCGAGGGCAGTGACCGACATCCCTCGAATTTCGTTCTGTGCATCCGAATACCTCATACTTCAAACCTTAAATTCATACAAAGCATGCAAAAGAGTAAAACTACGTCCTACATAGATCAACTACAACCTACACTACCCTACTCCTCCTCGAAGATGTCCACGATCTCCGTGCCAGGCTCCAGGTACATGGGCGGTAGCCACAACTCCGGCTCCTATAGCTGCTCCGCGTCGGCCTCCACCTCCGATTCGGCAAAAAGCGCATCATTCTCCACCCGTTCTTGCTAGATGAACTATTGGTTGTCCTTGACATACGCCTCGTCCTAGATGAGCCCCAGGTTTGCAGTCTTCTCCGTCATCTCCGCCGCTTGGGACCCCTCAAACTCCGCCATGCCATCCTCCATGGCAAAGCCCGCAACCGGTTCTGGCTCCGCCGCATCCTCATTCTGCTCCTCCATGGGCTCCGGCTGCTACTCCGACTGGCTGTTGCTCCCCTCCTCCCTCTTCGGTCCTGGCGAATCCGAACACAGGCCTGCTGCGATCTGGGCGGGACACCTAGCACGAATCTCCTAGATCATCTGGAAACACCGCTCTGGCGTTAGCCTAGCATAGGTTGTCTTCTTCTGCTAGCCATGGCGGAGGCGGGCGGCAAGAAAAGAGGGGGCGGAGAGGGAAAGATGTGGATGGGTTCTGGCTGGCGGCACACAGAGAGGAAGTGGGTGTGGCTAGGGCTGGGTGACGCCATCCGGTTAAATACCGGAACCTTGGCCCTCGGGCGGCGAGCTAGAGCAACACCACACAGTGTTTACACCCCCACCGGAGGAGACGCTTGCCGGAACGTTGGTTTTCCGGCCGATTATGTGTGGGACCCAACCATCGGTCCGGTGTGGTGGACGCGCTCGGGCGCGCATGGGACACCCATATCCTTTCTagatttgggctggatatgagggcgGTCAGACCAGACTTTTGAGACGGTTTGAGGAGCCTGTTTGGGTCCATTTTTTTACCAAGCCGTCCGTCCGGGCGTTTGAACCTGGTATGAGGCGCTCAGCTGTAGATGCTTTAAGTGCAAACTTTTCACCAATTGAAGGATGGTACACATGCCAATTGTCATGCATGGAGTGGAAGTAAAATCGCCTAGTACTACAGTACGATTTTAAACGTTTTCATTTGACGTTTGATTACTACTTTATTACAAGGAAGAAAATAAGTAGGCCGCAGCCGTAGGTACAAGTACATTGGCTAGTACTATGTACTGTATTTTATTCCGAGAGCAATTTTGATGACGGACGAAGAGCTTTTCTTTCTTCCTCgcgaagaaagaaagaaagggtGTCCTCGTGCAGCCACCCAGAGCGTCTTTTTCCATCGCCGTCCTTCGGCGGCTCCCCTCCGCGAACGACCTAGGTCATCGGTAGTGAGGGGGGTGCGTCAGATCCACGTGTGTGGATAGTTTTAGATAAAAGTAGTTTAGTTTTTTCGGCTGTTCATCGCCTTGGCTTCGTCGGCGGTGATGACGGTGCTGAAAAAGTCTCTTCAAATCCTACTTTGACGAGACAATCTGTCCTATTGTTGGAATGGATTTGGATTCCACTCTGTTCAAGCAAGGATGGTGCGGTGGCGGTAGCATCCTCGTGGTGGACCTGTGTCCCCGGGCTCCGTCATCTCAAAGGCGTTTGCTCCAGCGTCGGCgcggagcttgggaggtagtccagAAGCGGATACAGACTGTGGTCTGCATCGGTGGCATCTGAAAGATGATGGATCATGGGTTGGGTTCGTGGTACGTGGATGTCATGTATGGTTTCCTCCTCTGACGTCTTAGTCATGTGGGGGTGCAAGATCTAGAGTTTGATGGCGTGTCCAAGGTGTCGCCCTAGGCTGATTCGTTCAACGGTAATGGTTTTGCCTTTGGCGAGCCTCCTTCGAGGTCCACAAAGCTGCATATCAGTGATGGAGCCACGTCGAGCTCAGGTGTGGAGGTGATGcgtctttttcttctttttttattggCTGCTATGGTGATGCCAAAAGCAGGTGACGAAGCAGGCGACGGGCATTGGTGTCAAATTAGAGATATCTTTGGTCTTGCTTGTAATTTGAGTTTTTGACTTACCTTCCTTCGTGCAATAACTGTTGTTTTGCTGTATTGTACGATCGCTTATACTGAATCATTATGATATAATAAATAGGACGCGTATTACCGTGAGAAAACCCCGAAGAAACTCTTCGGActtcattattattattattagttATGGATACAGTACACTGCAGAGGTCAAAATAAGTGAGCTGTAGGTACAAGTACGGTGGCAGTGTATTTTATTCCGAGAAGACTATGGCCATGACCGTACATGACTAAGGCCTTGTCAGCAGCTCTCATACGCCGCTGGCTCGGAAGAGCCTCATGAACCCAAAGGTGACGGCCATGGCGGCCAGCCCGCCCACCACCACCCGCGCGCACGACCTCGCCACGGGGGCCCGGCCGAGCACGGCGCCCACGCATCCGAACGCGGCCAGCGCCAACGTCGCCACGACGACCACCACGGCGACCCGCAGGTTGTAGCCCACGATGAACCCGGCAACCAGCAGCGGTAGGAGCGCCCCGACAGAGAAAGCCAGCGCTGAGGCCGCGGCGGCCTGTGCCGGGCTTGGCAGTGCCTTCTCCTCGTCGCCGCCACGCTTTCCGGCCTGGTCCAGCTCCGCGATCTCCACGTCGCGCTGGGAGCAGACGGACACGTACTCTCCAATGGCCATGCTGCACGCCCCCGCCAGGAGGCCCGCGAACCCGGACACGACCATGGCCCGCGCCTCGGGCTTGACGGCGCTGACGCCGAGCATGAGGGAGGCCGTGGAGACCAGTCCGTCGTTGGCACCCAGCACCGCCGCGCGCAGCCAGTTTGCGCGCCCCGTGAAGTCGATGGACGACTCGGactcgtcgacgtcaccgcacaCCACAGCCGGGTTCTCGGCGTCGGCCACGGCGACCAGCTTGGTGTCGTTCACGGCCATGGCGACTAGGAGCTTGTGAGATGGATAGAGATGGTTGGGTTCGCGGTGGTAGTAGCCGTATGCAGTGGCAGGCCGCAGTAGTGTGGCGAACACACGCTCCCCTGGCGTGGTTTTATAGTGAAGGTTCGTGTGTTGCTGTGGGcattgccggtcttcttcttttTCTCCGCTGGTGTTGGGATTTCCAGCTTTCATGCCGCTATGGCTAGTGCGTACATGCAGCCACACATCCTTTCCCTTCGGTATTGCGCGCCCGTGGCCACCAGGAGCACACAGCTACACTAATCGATGCATTGTGCTTGCTGAGTGTACATCATATCGAAGGCGTTTACAATGACTAGCGATAATTTGGTCGCTTGTTTGCTCCTACATAAAAATGGTTTTAAATTTCAGTTCTAGAATTTTTTTTTTGCTACACTCGAAATCACTGAATTTCATTGAATCTGATCATCATTACATTTGGGTCATGGTACTAAATTTTCCATTTGAATTTTATCGAGATCGAACCAAATAATTTGTGTGTACTACCACAATTGCTGAAATATTTTGACAATGAAATAATCGTTCAATGAACATTTGTTCGTTCAATTAAACTTGCATGAATCTTAACGTTCAGATTGGATGGTTCTTAGTACGGACTAAAACAACTAGTAGTATTTACTTTCCAGTTGCATGGGAAATAGTGAAACTGTTTCCTAAGAAAACAATTGGCGTTGTTAAAAACGAAAACTCCTTTGTAGAGACTTCCAGATTATCTCTTCACACGCTTTATAAAATGCAGACTCCAGATTTGATATAGGGAAACATTTGCAAACGGTGCGCCGGCCGAGCGTTCGGCCGGTCGCCACGCTCGCGTTGCTACGCAGTCCTGGCCCAGTCTTGGCCCACCACCCACAAAGCTAAGTCTATCCCCCCACCGCTTTCATCTTATCCTCTCGCATATTCTAGAGACCACAGAGGCGTCTCATCCTTCAATCCCCTTTGCTCAATCTCTCTCCCCTCTCTTCTTGTGCTCTCTCTTCAAGAATCCACACCCAATCCTCATGAAATTGAGTTCGTTTTTGTTGCCTTATCTGTTTCCCGCGATTTTTTCCACCATAGATCCATGAGAAGGGGTGAGCTCGTTCATGTTTTTtgcttttctctctctctcgtgtccTGCGCAGTACGCCATGGATCCACGGCGTTGAGCTCAGGTACATGCTGCACACACATGCTCGGCTCCTTGGAGCTGCGAGCAAGGGGCCCGACGACTGGGCTGCAAGCTCGCGCACCCCGCGACGACGGCGACCGGTTCCCGCTCAGGCAGCGATGCTGGAACCGGCGAATTAGGGAGTTGCAACCGGCAGATGACGATGCTGGAACCAGTGTCCCCTGATGCTGGAACCGGATGCGTCCTGGGGAGGCGACgcattttttgctggaaccagcctTTATTTTTGCTGGAACCGTCTTTTTTTTGCTACAATGGGCACTAGTCTTTTTTTTGCAGTGAGGCTATTTTGCTGGAACCAGCATTACTTTTTGCTGGAACTGGCTAATTCATTTGCTACAATTGGCTTATCGCTTTTTGCTGCTGAGATTTTTGCTGGCACCACCATTAAGTTTTGTTGGAACCGGCAATCTATTTGCTTCAACCAAGTACCAGAGGTTtttgttgcattcgatttttgCTAGAAATAGCATCAAGTTTTGCTGGAACCAACTTTTTTTTTGCTTCAACCGTGTATAGGAAGTTTTTGTTGCTTTTTAGATTTGTTTTTGCTGGACATGGCGGTGGCGGTGCAAGTCAATGACGGCGGCGAGCCGGAGATAGGGACACCGGAGATGCTGCAACCATGGTGACCACATGCTGGAACCCGTCTGTGTTCGAGCTGCAACCATGGCGAGCGGAGGCAGCCGAGATGAGCGCAATGGCACGAGCGCCGGCGAACACGGGTGGGCGGGCGCAGTGGCACAGGTGACCGGCAAGCACGAGATGCCGAGGACAAGTGTGGACGGCCGGCGAGCGCGCATGGCCGTCGAGTGCAGGCTGGCGAGCGTGGATTCTGGTCGCTACCTTTTTTCCAACGTGGTTGACTTTTTAGAGACAGAGGAAAAGTTGTATCGTACGGTTGAAAAAGTCTGCATCGTACGCTCAGCAGCTGACCGGCCGAATTTTGGGCCGGTGCGCCGGCCCGCCTATCACTGCCCTTTGAtatatgtttatctttttatatCTTTCTTAAGCAGTATTGCCATTACAAATGCATGTGAAAGAAGGTCGGATTAACCCGGAGAAGTGATCTAAAAGTGGATTTGGCCTAAAGTTTCAGGATATGTTGGACCCAAGATTTTACCCACCCAATAGTATAATGCACTAACTAAATCAAAACTGTCTCTCATAAAAATACATAATGGAAATGTGCATGTATTGTCCACACTAATGTTGTGGGTGCTTTCTTTCAGAAACCCGATGGGAATGTTTGTTGCTTCAGAAAAAAATTAACACTGGTGGCCAGGATCAAGGCGGGCAGACCTATACCGCATGAGAACGGTGCGATAGCTCCCAAGTGTCCCTACACCTTTTtaatagtaaattcaaaaaaatataaaaccctGGGAGTTGAAAACCCACTCTCATAGCGCATCATGAATAATCCACAACACTCGACGGTCTTGTATGCGAAGACCGCTAGGACAACACCACACAAAGGAGGTAGAGATAGCCTGCCGCAGCACGCTATCGAAGAAGTAGACACATGCAAGACATACTATGAAATAGGGTGCGAACTAGATAATCTTTGTGCCTATGGAAACTTGCAGAGCAAGGGCCATGGAGAGTGGCGCAATGGCGGAGCATGGGCAAATTCTTGTAGAGGTGATGGGCTAGAGGGTGACCATCAAGATTTGAGCTAATTTTTATTGGTTATACAGACCATCCATTAAAAGTTAAAAATAAAATCTCCTAGGGCTAGGGACGGCCTCCCAGATTGGGCCTCACTAAGCAATAAGGGCAGCTCTAGCACATGCGCAATACGTGGTCAGTCACTATAGTCACTTCTAGTATGTCGATCAACACACAAAATGATACTCTACAAAGTCTGTCATATGTCCCGCGACCGCCATATATTATGGACCTCGCTCCATAAACGACCTCATAGCCTTCAAATATGAAGGTTGTGGAAGCCACGCTCGTAGCTCGCTCCAAACCCAACTACCGGCACAGGAGGAAAgtttcatcttcttcctcctcatgcTATATGCAGGATTTGAAGCAACGCGGGCAACCATGCACCAATAGAGAGGGGAGAACATGACCGTCAACCACCTGACAAATAAATGACACGGCTGCTTCCTCAGATTCTGGTGGGAGCTCGTCAGATAACTATCACCATCAACATCTTCTAGCTTGCTTGCTAGGCTATAAGGCGTGTGAGTAGGGCAAGAGGAGGCTTGTAAGTTGGCCGACATGAGGCGTGTGAGCAGCGAGATCGCATATCACCGGGAAAAGCGCCCTTGATGGCCGCCCGCCACCTCCCCAACTGCCCATTTAATGGAGTGCACAGTGGCCTATACTgatgctcctctctctcccttAACCATTCCTCCCTCGAGCGCCTCCCAATCCCTCCCGCCCACCTCCAATCCACCACTTCATCGTCCATGGCATAGTGGAAGGAGCTCCCGGTCATCTTCAATTTTGGGGATGAGGAGGAGAAGTAGCCGGAACCATTGGTTCCCTTTTTGGACTTGTATGGCGTGGCAGTGGAGGAGTGGCGAAAGGGGGATGCGGAAAGGGAGCGGCGGATTGGGACCACGCATACGCCCTCGTCGCCGACACAAATGCATGGTCAGCGCGTCATGAGCATGTCGAGGTCCTTCTGAAACATCGAGGCCCACAAATTCTGCTGGTGACGCGTGACCATCCTTGGACGAGGTCGTTGAGGCCAGTTCCTGGGCCATCGAGGCCCGCATGGCCGCATTCCTCACCCCCGGTGGGGAATCGAGACGCCACAGTTGTCGCTGTGGCCACAAGTAGCTTAGTGCTCGGGTACATTATTAGTTTAACTAATTAGTTTTTCTATGAACGTAAGCCGCGACGTGACTATTTTTTCGCTTCTGTTATAGGAATGAAATTGATGTTTTTGGATGTGTGCTATGAACCAAGTGTATTCTGAGTTAGAGATAATTGAGGAAGAATCTATGATCCAATGACAGACGCATCCTATTTTAATGGAATTTATGTAGATTGGTATTTGATGATTATGAGTTTGTGCACGCGTTACAAAGGCCTGCCAATATGATGTCTCTACTAGAGTTGTTCCAAGGTCCACCAGAAGAGAGATGTCACAGCTTCACCGCTGCAGAAAGCACGACAAGTACTAGCAAGGCCGATACTTGAGGCGGGTTGCTTGAGGGTTGAGGCACTTGTTCTTGGCCTGGGGGCTTGGTGGTGATGCGTGACCCAGAGAACATAGAGGGGGGTAAGAGCATCTACGGCCATCGACACCTAATCCAGGCCCTCAAACACCCATGGACACGCCAGGGCGCGTCCGAGGGCAGTGACCGGCAGCCCTTAAATTTCGTTCTGTGCATCCGAATACCTCCTACTTCAAACCTTAAATCCATATACAAAGCATGCAAACGAGTAAAACTACTTGCTACGTAGATCAACTACAACCTACACTACCTACTCCTCCTCGAAGATGTCCACGATCTTCATGCCCGGCTCCAGGTACATGGGCGGTAGCCACAACTCCGGCTCCTGTGGCACCTCCGCGTCGGCCTCCGACCCAGTTCGACAAAAAGCGCGTCGGTCTCCGCCCGTTCTTGCCGGATGAACCGCTGGTTGTCCTCGACATGCGCCTCATCCTAGATGAACCCCAGGTTTGCAATTTTCTCGTCATCTCCATCGCTTGGGACCCCTCAAACTCCACCATGCCATCCTCCGTGGCAAAGCCCGCAACCGGCTCTGGCTCCGCCgcgtcctcatcctcctcctccatgggCTCCGGCTACTACTCCGACTCTGGTTGTTGCTCCCCTCCTCCCTCTTCGGCCCTGGCGAATCCGAACACAGGCCCGCTGCGATCTGGGCGGGACGCCTCGCACGGATCTGCTTGATTATCTAGAAACACCGCTCCGGCGTTCGCCTAGCATAGGTTGTCTTCTTCTGCTGGCCATGGCGGAGACTGACGGCAAGAAAAGAGGGAGGCGGAGAGGGAAAGATGTGGATGGGTTCTGGCTGGCGGCACAGAGAGTGAGGAAGTGGGTGTGGCTAGGGCTGGGTGACGCCGTCCGGTTAAATAGCGGAACCTTGGCCCTCGGGCGGCGAGCTAGAGCAGCACCACGCAGACTTTACACCCCCACTGGAGGAGACGCTTGCCGAACCATTGGTTTTCCGGCCGATTACGCGTGGGACCAGATCGTCTGGCTGATGTAGTGGATGAGCCCGGGCGCGCATGGGACGGCCATATCCTTTTCAGATTTGGGTTGGATATGAGGGGCGGCGGTTAGACCAGAAGTTTGAGGCGGTTTGAGGAGCCTGTCTGAGTCATTTTTTTACCAAGCCTTCCGTCCGGGCGTTTGAGGTTGGTATGAGGCGCCCGACTGTAGATGCTTTAAGTGCGAACTTTTCGCCAATTGAAGGATTGTACACGTGCCTATTTGCTCTTTGGCACGGAAATGTTGTGTCTCATCCTTTGAAACAATTCTCATACACGGAGTGGAATTAAAATCACCTAGTGCTATAGTACGATTTTAAACGTTTTCATTTGACGTTTGATTACTACTTTATTACACGGAAGAAAATAAGTAGGCCGCCGCCGTAGGTCCAAGTACGTTTGGCTAGTGCTTTTTTTTGACCCTGTGACagtagaacaattgttctacggtACTTTTATTAATATAAAATTATGTACAAATGGACGTTGGCTAGTACTATGTACTGTATTTTATTCGGAGAGCAATTTTGATGACGGACAAAGAGCTTTTCTAAGAAAGAAAGGGTGTCCTCGCGCAGCCGCCCAGAGCGTCTTTTTTCGCCGCCGTCCTCCGGCGGCTCCCCTCCACCGACGACTTGGTCATCGGTGGTGAGTATTGGCCGTCAGATCCACGCGTGTGGATAGTTTAGGTCAAAGTAGTTTAGTTTTTAGGTTGTTCATCATCTTGGCTTCACCGGCAGCGATGACGGCGCTGAATAAAGTCTTTTTAGATTCTACTCCGACGAGGCAATCGATCCTATTGTTTTGATGGATTTGGATTTCACTCTGTTCAAGCAAGGAAGGTGCGGCGGCGG contains:
- the LOC109781040 gene encoding vacuolar iron transporter homolog 5-like encodes the protein MAVNDTKLVAVADAENPAVVCGDVDESESSIDFTGRANWLRAAVLGANDGLVSTASLMLGVSAVKPEARAMVVSGFAGLLAGACSMAIGEYVSVCSQRDVEIAELDQAGKRGGDEEKALPSPAQAAAASALAFSVGALLPLLVAGFIVGYNLRVAVVVVVATLALAAFGCVGAVLGRAPVARSCARVVVGGLAAMAVTFGFMRLFRASGV